A stretch of the Desulforamulus ferrireducens genome encodes the following:
- the purM gene encoding phosphoribosylformylglycinamidine cyclo-ligase: protein MTDKKIQPLTYASAGVDIEAGNRAVSLMKQAVRSTFRPGVLADLGGFGGLFALDVKKYQEPVLVSGTDGVGTKLRVAQLTNRHNTIGIDAVAMCVNDILVQGAEPLFFLDYLAVGKLVPERVADIVGGVAEGCRQAGCALIGGETAEMPGFYGEDEYDIAGFAVGVVDRQKIIDGSTIEAGDVVIGLPSSGLHSNGYSLARKALLEVAGYKVTSYVEALGRTVGEELITPTRIYVRAVLPLLAKYTIKGMAHITGGGLTENIPRVLPAGVKVVLDRKTWPVLPIFQLIQQIGQVDEAEMLRTFNMGIGMVLVVPPAEAESIRQELASQGEQAYLIGKVAEGSPAVEYIGA from the coding sequence ATGACTGACAAGAAAATCCAGCCCCTCACCTATGCCAGTGCGGGGGTAGATATAGAAGCCGGCAATCGAGCGGTATCGTTAATGAAGCAAGCGGTACGCAGTACCTTTCGCCCAGGAGTACTGGCTGATCTGGGCGGCTTTGGCGGACTGTTTGCTTTGGATGTTAAGAAATATCAAGAGCCGGTCCTGGTTTCCGGCACCGATGGAGTGGGCACCAAACTGAGGGTGGCTCAGCTGACCAACCGGCACAATACCATTGGCATTGATGCAGTGGCCATGTGTGTTAATGATATTCTGGTGCAAGGCGCAGAACCCTTGTTTTTCTTGGATTATTTAGCCGTGGGCAAGCTGGTGCCGGAAAGGGTAGCGGATATCGTTGGCGGTGTGGCCGAAGGCTGCCGCCAGGCGGGCTGTGCCCTAATTGGTGGAGAAACGGCAGAAATGCCCGGTTTTTACGGTGAGGATGAGTACGATATTGCCGGCTTTGCCGTGGGTGTGGTGGATCGACAAAAAATTATTGACGGCAGCACCATTGAGGCAGGAGACGTGGTGATCGGCTTACCCTCCTCGGGGCTGCACAGTAACGGCTATTCCCTGGCTCGCAAAGCCCTGCTGGAAGTGGCCGGTTATAAGGTTACTTCCTACGTAGAAGCCTTAGGGCGGACTGTGGGGGAGGAATTAATTACTCCCACCAGAATTTATGTCAGGGCTGTCCTTCCTTTACTGGCTAAATACACTATCAAGGGTATGGCTCACATCACCGGTGGCGGGCTGACCGAAAATATTCCCCGGGTGCTGCCCGCCGGGGTAAAGGTGGTATTGGATAGAAAGACCTGGCCGGTACTGCCGATATTCCAGTTAATTCAACAAATTGGTCAGGTGGACGAGGCGGAAATGTTACGTACCTTTAATATGGGTATCGGTATGGTGCTGGTGGTTCCTCCGGCGGAAGCAGAAAGTATTAGGCAGGAGTTGGCCAGTCAGGGAGAGCAGGCCTACCTGATCGGTAAAGTGGCAGAGGGTAGCCCGGCGGTGGAGTATATCGGAGCTTAG
- the purD gene encoding phosphoribosylamine--glycine ligase has translation MRILVVGGGGREHALVWKLRQSQRVKEIFCAPGNSGIAQMATCVNIQAEDVPGLLTFAKQEQIDLTVVGPEIPLTNGIVDLFQQQGLKIFGPSRAAAEIEGSKALAKDIMAKYNIPTARYATFDDAAEARAYVKQYGAPCVIKADGLAAGKGVIVAMDEETALAAVDFIMAERAFGQAGDRVVIEEYLEGEEVSVLAFVDGETIVPMVASQDHKRVGDNDTGPNTGGMGAYAPAPVYTPELAAVVEREILHPTVQALAAEGRPYRGVLYAGLMVTATGPKVLEFNARFGDPETQPVLSLLETDLVDIIEAILAGRLAEQPVKWRDEAAVCVVMAAAGYPGSYQKGQVITGLNEVPEGVVVFHAGTANKNGQVVTSGGRVLGVTATGKDIQEAIKKAYQGVSAIHFAGAHYRKDIGRKAVHR, from the coding sequence TTGAGAATATTGGTGGTGGGCGGCGGTGGCAGAGAGCATGCCCTGGTCTGGAAACTGCGTCAGAGTCAGCGGGTGAAAGAAATATTCTGTGCACCGGGTAATTCTGGTATTGCCCAAATGGCTACCTGTGTCAATATCCAGGCGGAGGATGTACCAGGGCTGTTGACCTTTGCCAAACAAGAACAAATAGATCTTACCGTGGTGGGACCGGAGATTCCTCTCACCAATGGTATTGTAGATTTGTTTCAGCAACAGGGCTTAAAGATATTTGGACCCTCCCGAGCAGCGGCTGAAATTGAAGGCAGTAAAGCTTTAGCCAAGGATATTATGGCTAAATACAATATTCCCACGGCCCGTTATGCCACCTTTGATGATGCGGCAGAGGCCAGGGCTTATGTCAAGCAATATGGCGCTCCCTGTGTAATTAAGGCAGATGGATTGGCAGCGGGCAAAGGGGTCATTGTGGCCATGGATGAAGAAACTGCTCTGGCAGCGGTGGACTTTATTATGGCCGAGCGGGCCTTTGGTCAAGCCGGGGATCGCGTGGTAATTGAAGAGTATTTAGAAGGAGAAGAGGTCAGTGTACTGGCCTTTGTGGATGGGGAAACCATTGTACCTATGGTGGCTTCCCAGGATCATAAAAGGGTGGGGGATAACGATACCGGTCCTAACACCGGTGGTATGGGTGCCTATGCCCCGGCACCGGTTTATACACCGGAATTGGCAGCAGTGGTGGAACGGGAAATCCTTCACCCCACTGTGCAGGCTTTGGCAGCAGAGGGCCGGCCTTACCGGGGAGTTTTATATGCAGGCCTGATGGTAACAGCAACGGGACCCAAGGTACTGGAGTTTAATGCCAGATTTGGCGATCCCGAGACCCAACCGGTATTAAGTCTGCTGGAAACGGATTTGGTGGACATAATTGAAGCCATTTTAGCAGGCAGGTTGGCAGAGCAACCGGTCAAGTGGCGGGACGAAGCAGCAGTTTGTGTGGTGATGGCTGCGGCAGGCTATCCTGGCAGTTATCAAAAGGGTCAGGTAATTACCGGCCTGAACGAAGTTCCTGAAGGAGTGGTGGTATTCCACGCCGGTACTGCCAATAAAAATGGCCAGGTGGTAACATCCGGCGGTCGGGTGCTGGGTGTAACCGCCACCGGAAAAGACATTCAAGAGGCCATCAAGAAGGCTTATCAAGGTGTTTCAGCTATTCACTTTGCTGGGGCACACTACCGCAAGGATATAGGGCGAAAGGCTGTGCATAGGTAG
- the purH gene encoding bifunctional phosphoribosylaminoimidazolecarboxamide formyltransferase/IMP cyclohydrolase yields MIKRALISVSDKTGLIEFAQGLAALGVEIVSTGGTAKTLREAGVPVTYISDVTGFPEILDGRVKTLHPMVHGGILALRNEEHLQQLQEHNITPIDLVVVNLYPFRETIAKPGVTLAEAIENIDIGGPTMVRAAAKNHAYVGIVVNPARYDQVLAELQQKGELGADLRLALAREAFAHTASYDTAIANYLSGVMGGEEFPAEFNISLVKAQNLRYGENPHQRAAFYKDPAITGPCIANAQQLNGKELSYNNILDANSALELVREFTDPCAVIIKHNNPCGTAVAETPLAAYLKALEADPVSAFGGIVAFNREVDAPVAAEMVKIFLEAVIAPDFTPEALEILRQKTNLRVLKTGDLSQQTSDLLEVRKVNGGLLVQQVDRIVVNPEELKVVTERQPSPEELKELLLAMTVVKHVKSNAIVLAKDGQIIGVGAGQMNRVGSARIAYQQAGDKAAGSVLASDAFFPFRDTVDEAAKHGITAIIQPGGSIRDEESIQACNEHGIAMVFTGIRHFKH; encoded by the coding sequence GTGATAAAACGGGCTTTAATCAGCGTTTCCGATAAAACAGGCCTGATAGAATTTGCACAGGGTCTGGCTGCCCTGGGAGTAGAGATTGTGTCCACCGGCGGCACAGCCAAAACCCTACGGGAAGCCGGCGTACCTGTTACCTATATCTCCGATGTCACCGGCTTCCCAGAAATCCTGGATGGCCGGGTAAAAACCCTGCACCCCATGGTCCACGGCGGCATTTTAGCCCTGCGCAACGAAGAACATCTGCAGCAACTGCAGGAACACAACATTACCCCCATCGACCTGGTGGTGGTCAATCTTTACCCCTTCCGTGAAACCATCGCAAAACCCGGAGTTACCCTGGCTGAGGCCATTGAGAACATTGATATCGGCGGACCTACCATGGTGCGGGCAGCGGCCAAAAACCATGCCTATGTAGGTATTGTGGTCAACCCTGCCCGCTATGATCAAGTATTGGCGGAACTGCAGCAGAAGGGTGAGCTGGGGGCAGACCTGCGCCTGGCATTGGCACGGGAAGCCTTTGCCCACACAGCCAGCTATGATACAGCCATTGCCAACTACCTCTCCGGCGTCATGGGTGGGGAGGAGTTCCCAGCGGAGTTTAACATCTCACTGGTGAAGGCGCAAAACTTGCGCTACGGGGAGAACCCCCACCAGCGGGCTGCTTTCTATAAGGATCCGGCAATTACCGGCCCCTGTATTGCCAATGCCCAGCAGCTTAACGGCAAAGAACTTTCCTATAACAATATTTTGGATGCCAATAGTGCCTTGGAATTGGTGCGGGAATTTACAGATCCCTGTGCTGTGATTATTAAACATAATAATCCCTGCGGTACGGCCGTGGCCGAAACTCCCCTGGCTGCCTATTTAAAGGCTTTAGAGGCAGACCCGGTTTCTGCCTTTGGCGGTATTGTGGCTTTTAATAGAGAAGTGGATGCCCCAGTGGCTGCAGAAATGGTTAAAATATTCCTGGAGGCTGTTATTGCTCCGGACTTTACCCCGGAGGCCTTAGAGATTTTGCGGCAAAAGACTAATCTCAGAGTGCTGAAAACCGGCGACCTCAGCCAGCAGACCTCGGATCTGTTGGAGGTAAGGAAGGTTAACGGCGGTTTATTGGTGCAGCAGGTGGATAGGATTGTTGTTAACCCAGAGGAATTAAAGGTAGTAACTGAACGGCAACCTTCCCCGGAGGAATTAAAGGAACTGCTGCTGGCCATGACCGTGGTTAAACATGTGAAATCCAATGCCATCGTTTTGGCCAAAGATGGCCAGATTATCGGTGTGGGTGCCGGGCAAATGAACCGGGTGGGTTCCGCCCGCATTGCTTACCAGCAGGCGGGGGACAAGGCCGCAGGTTCCGTGCTGGCCAGTGACGCTTTCTTCCCCTTCCGGGATACGGTGGACGAAGCAGCCAAGCATGGCATCACAGCCATTATTCAACCCGGTGGTTCCATCAGAGATGAAGAATCTATCCAGGCTTGTAATGAGCATGGCATAGCCATGGTCTTTACCGGCATTCGGCACTTTAAACATTAG
- the purF gene encoding amidophosphoribosyltransferase produces the protein MSNAAVEAIVLPDKPVEECGVFGIYGAGLDVAKLTYYGLYALQHRGQESAGIAVANGQRVELQKGMGLVAEVFTGHSLDKLTGHVAIGHVRYSTTGGSQPLNAQPLVFRYAKGMIGLAHNGNLTNVGELRSQLAYSGSVFQSSTDSEVLVNLIARYNANSLEEALMKCMIDVKGAYSLLVITEDSLYAARDPHGFRPLCLGRLGQGYVVASESCALTTVGATFIRDLEPGEIIRIDGDGLSSTQGLRAKNPAHCIFEYIYFARPDSTMDGFNVNRVRREMGRQLAREYQVEADIVIPVPDSGVAAARGYAEEAGIPFEEGLMKNRYIGRTFIQPTQQMREIGVRLKLNAIREVLEGKRVVMVDDSIVRGTTSQKLVAMLREAGAKEVHLCISSPPVLRSCYYGIDTSDEQELIAAQKPLEEIRKTIQADGLHYLSKDGLLDIFAPKQNCFCTACFDGSYPVEIPKSKDGGKYILE, from the coding sequence ATGTCTAATGCGGCAGTAGAGGCCATTGTCTTACCGGATAAGCCAGTGGAGGAATGTGGCGTTTTTGGTATTTATGGTGCCGGTCTGGATGTGGCTAAACTAACCTACTATGGCCTCTATGCTTTACAGCACCGGGGACAGGAAAGTGCCGGCATAGCAGTGGCCAATGGTCAAAGGGTGGAATTACAAAAGGGCATGGGGCTGGTGGCAGAGGTTTTTACCGGCCACAGCCTGGACAAGTTAACCGGTCATGTGGCCATTGGCCATGTGCGTTATTCCACCACCGGCGGCAGCCAACCCCTTAATGCCCAACCCCTGGTCTTTCGGTATGCCAAGGGCATGATCGGTCTGGCCCACAACGGCAATTTAACCAATGTTGGCGAATTGCGCTCCCAGTTGGCTTACAGTGGCTCGGTTTTTCAGTCCTCCACCGACAGTGAAGTGCTGGTGAACCTAATTGCTCGCTACAATGCCAATAGCTTGGAAGAAGCCTTAATGAAATGCATGATAGATGTCAAAGGCGCCTATTCTCTGTTGGTGATTACCGAAGATTCCCTCTATGCCGCCCGGGATCCCCATGGTTTCCGACCCTTATGCCTGGGGCGTTTAGGACAAGGCTATGTTGTGGCTTCGGAATCCTGTGCCTTAACTACGGTAGGCGCTACCTTTATCAGGGATCTTGAGCCCGGAGAAATTATTCGGATAGATGGGGATGGTCTGAGCTCTACCCAGGGCTTGCGGGCCAAGAATCCAGCCCATTGCATTTTTGAATATATTTACTTTGCTCGCCCGGACAGCACCATGGACGGTTTCAATGTCAACCGGGTACGGCGGGAAATGGGCCGCCAGTTGGCCAGAGAATATCAGGTGGAAGCTGACATTGTCATTCCTGTACCGGATTCCGGTGTGGCGGCAGCCCGGGGTTACGCTGAGGAAGCAGGTATTCCCTTTGAAGAGGGATTAATGAAAAACCGCTATATTGGCCGCACCTTTATTCAACCCACCCAACAAATGCGTGAGATTGGTGTCCGACTAAAATTAAATGCCATCCGTGAGGTGTTGGAGGGTAAAAGGGTGGTCATGGTGGACGACTCCATTGTACGGGGTACCACCAGTCAGAAGTTGGTGGCTATGCTGCGGGAAGCGGGAGCCAAGGAAGTACATCTGTGCATCAGTTCACCACCGGTCCTGCGTTCTTGTTATTACGGCATAGACACCTCCGATGAGCAGGAACTGATCGCTGCCCAAAAACCTCTGGAAGAGATTAGAAAGACAATTCAGGCTGATGGTCTGCATTACCTGAGCAAAGATGGTCTTTTGGATATCTTTGCACCTAAACAAAATTGTTTCTGCACAGCCTGTTTTGATGGCAGTTACCCCGTAGAAATACCAAAATCTAAGGATGGCGGTAAGTACATTCTGGAATAG
- the purN gene encoding phosphoribosylglycinamide formyltransferase: MDKLRIGVLASGRGSNLQAIMDQCAAGQLPAEVVVVISDKPGAYALERAKGAGIAAYSVVYKDFASKAEYEQAIVRLLEQYQVQLVCLAGYMRLVGEPLLQAFPNRIMNIHPALLPSFPGLHGQRDALNYGVKISGCTVHFVDEGMDTGPIILQAAVPVLDDDTEETLAARILEQEHKLYPAAIKLFAEGRLEIQGRRVLVKDKE; the protein is encoded by the coding sequence ATGGACAAACTACGGATCGGTGTCCTAGCCTCCGGACGGGGTTCCAATTTACAAGCCATCATGGACCAATGTGCGGCCGGGCAACTGCCGGCCGAAGTGGTGGTGGTCATCAGTGATAAGCCCGGGGCTTATGCTTTGGAACGTGCCAAAGGTGCGGGAATTGCCGCTTACAGCGTGGTATACAAGGATTTTGCCAGTAAGGCTGAGTATGAACAGGCAATCGTGCGTTTGCTGGAACAATACCAGGTGCAGTTAGTGTGTCTGGCTGGTTATATGCGTTTAGTTGGTGAACCACTGCTCCAGGCCTTCCCCAACCGAATTATGAACATTCACCCGGCCCTACTGCCATCCTTCCCAGGGCTGCACGGACAAAGGGACGCCCTGAATTATGGCGTGAAGATTTCCGGCTGTACCGTTCATTTTGTGGACGAAGGCATGGATACCGGCCCCATTATTTTGCAAGCAGCGGTACCGGTGTTGGATGACGATACAGAGGAAACCCTGGCTGCCAGAATCTTGGAGCAGGAACACAAACTTTATCCCGCAGCCATCAAGCTGTTCGCCGAAGGTAGATTAGAGATACAGGGGCGGCGGGTGTTAGTTAAAGATAAAGAGTAA
- a CDS encoding YerC/YecD family TrpR-related protein — protein MGYNGKLKAPLNDRLFEAILTLENIDECYRFFEDICTVSELQSLAQRLEVAKMLEANCTYGEIAGKTGASTATISRVKRCLNYGADGYKLVLSRLPDPSPLADDISE, from the coding sequence TTGGGTTATAACGGCAAATTAAAAGCGCCTCTCAACGATCGACTTTTTGAGGCTATACTCACCCTGGAGAATATTGATGAATGCTATCGATTCTTTGAGGATATATGTACAGTATCTGAATTGCAATCGCTGGCCCAGCGTTTGGAAGTGGCTAAGATGCTGGAGGCCAATTGTACCTATGGTGAAATAGCGGGGAAAACAGGTGCCAGTACCGCCACCATTAGTCGAGTAAAACGCTGTTTGAATTATGGTGCCGACGGCTATAAGCTGGTGTTAAGCAGATTACCGGACCCCAGTCCCTTAGCAGATGATATTTCAGAATAG